From Chlorocebus sabaeus isolate Y175 chromosome 15, mChlSab1.0.hap1, whole genome shotgun sequence, the proteins below share one genomic window:
- the LOC103241957 gene encoding transcription and mRNA export factor ENY2-like — protein MNKDAQMRAGINQKLIETGEREHLKELLRAKLIECGWKDQWLKAHCKEVIKEKGLEHVTVDDLVAEITPKGRALVPDSVKTELLQRIRTFLAQHASL, from the coding sequence ATGAACAAAGATGCGCAGATGAGAGCAGGGATTAACCAAAAGTTGATAGAAACTGGAGAAAGAGAACACCTCAAAGAGTTGCTGAGAGCTAAATTAATTGAATGTGGCTGGAAGGATCAGTGGCTGAAGGCACACTGTAAAGAggtaattaaagaaaaaggaCTAGAACACGTTACTGTTGATGACTTGGTGGCTGAAATCACTCCAAAAGGCAGAGCCCTGGTACCTGACAGTGTAAAGACGGAGCTCCTACAAAGAATAAGAACATTCCTTGCTCAGCATGCCAGCCTTTAA